The window GGGGATCGTCTCGAAGTTGGGGCGTGCGGCCGTCGCCTCCCGGGGGGGAAGCGTCAGAAAGAGCAGCACGCGCGCCAGGCCCTCGATGTCGGTGAGTGGCGAGGGGGAGGCGACATTTCGGGGAAGCGCAGCCCATTCGCCCAGGCCGACCGCGGAGAGCCGACCCGTGGTCGGCTCATAGAAGACGCGCTCGGGGCCGAGCGCGCCGTGCACCACGCTGCGGCGGTGGGCCGACTTCAGCGCAAGCGCAAGAGGTGTGATGGCGTCGACCGCGGCCGAGAAGGTCAGGCGCTCCAGAGCCGCGTTGGCCAGGAGCTCGCCGCCGGGATAGGGAGCGCAGAGGTAGAGGGCGTTATCATGCAGCCACCAGCGCTGCGGGGCGTTGAGGCCGGGGTGATGGGCGGTGGCAGCGTGGCGTAACGCCACGGAGACTCTCAGAAGCCCGCCTGAAGCCTCGTGCCGCCAGACCACGTACTCCCCCTCCTCGTCGCGGTCCATGAGCCAGACGGGGCTATCGCGTAGCTCCCAGCGGGGTGGTTGGTCGAGGAGGGAGGTGGGGAACTGGTGCATCTGCGGGGTCGCTTGCGTCGGGGGCCAGAAGTGCGGGCTCATCGGCGCGCCACTCTACTGATGGGGCAGAGGGGCAGCAAGGCAGATGCGAAAAGTCGGGCTCACTCCTCGGTGTCGACCGCCGGAAAAAGCACGAGGGTGCCGGGAGCGTGTCGGACAACCCCGCGGGCCACGCCACCTAAAAACCATTCGGCGACCCGGGAGCGGCCGGTGCAGCCCAGGAAGATGATGTTGGCGTCGAATTCCTCGGCTGTTGCCAGAACTTCGTGGGAGGGGTAGCCGGGGCGGACCTCGGTGGTGAGCTGAGCTCCGAGATCGAGGGCGTCGGCCAGGCGATCGAGCTGGGCACGCGCGACCTTCTGGGTTTCTTCAAGGTGGGTGACCAGTGCGGCCGGATAGGCGCTGGGCTCGACCAGCGAGGGAGTGGAGCGAGGGAGTTCGATGACGTGCAGGACGTTGAGGTGCCCTCCCTGGTTGCGGACCGTGTCGGCGGCGAGCTCGACAGCACCGGTGGCCGAGGGGCTGAAGTCGGTGGGAGCGAGCGCGCGGGCATCGCCCTCCCAGGCAAAGCCGTCAGGGTGCACAATCGCAAGCGGGCAGGGGGGGCGGTGGGCCAGGCGCTCGGCGGTGGATCCCATGATCAGGCGCGAGAGTTGGCCGCGCCCGGAGACGCCGACGACCAGCCAGTTGGCTTTGTTGAGCTGAGCTGCATGCACAAGCGCACCGGCCGGGGCGCCGATCTGAATGGAGATCTCAACGTTGATACCGAAGGTTTCGACCTGGCTCATCCACTCGCGAAACTCGTCGCGGAGCGCGTCGGTGGCATCTTTGTCACCGCCGCCGGAGGCCACCCGCAAGAGCGAGAGCTCCTCGGGGCTGATGGCGTGCACGCCCACCAGACGCACCGGGCGACCATCCTGCTGATGCAGACGCGCCAGGCGCGCGGCCCAGCGGGCGGCGGGGATGCCATGTTCGGAGAGATCGCTGCCGAAGAGAATCGTGGTCATTCAAAACTCCAGTGTGTCGCCAATCATCAGAGGGCCGAAGTCATTGTGGCCCCATTATAGTGGTAATGAGGAAGACCAAAGCAAGGGCAGGTCGGCAATCGGAGGGTCAGGGGCGGTTTAACTTTACAGCGGAGGCGGGCGTTCGTAGCGTCTGGCCGCGACGACCCGCACACCCCAACGAGGCGTTATGATTCACGAGAGCATGTTCTCCCGACAACAGGTCTATCCGGCAGTCTTTGTGGGGCGAAGCTCCGCGGAGATTGCGCGCCGTTACAGCCAGCGATTCAAGCGTCTGGCCGACGCGGGATTTGAGATTCATGTGCTGGCAGCGGATGACGGTGGCTTCGATGCACTTCGGCGTCAGGGGGTGCAGTGTAAGGCGATTCCGGTGGCGAGCCCGCGTAATGCAGCGGCGCTGATGGGGGCGTATTTCATCGTTCAGGGGGTGATGCTCGAGCTGAGGCCTGTGCTGGTACACATCTTCTCGCATCGGCTGGCCTGGCTGAGCGCGTTTGCGGCTCGCCAGGCCGAGGTGCCGGCGTTGTTTGTGACTCTGGAGTATCACTGGCTTGAGGAAGAGCCGGTGCATCTTCCGCTGGGGCCGATGGCGCTGGTCACCTCCAATGAGGGTGTGCGAGCGGCCGAGGAGCGCATCAACGCGGTGGTGGGCTACCCCTGGCGTAAGGTGATGTTGCAGGCGTATGAGCGCCTCGGCACGCAGGTCGATCGTTATGTGGTGACGACGGAGTTTGATTTTCGCCTGCTTCAGGACCTGGGGCTGGTGGCACCCTCGCGCCTGGAGGTGGCGGTGGGGGGCGTGGGCGTTGATGTGACACGTTATCGGCCGGCCAGCGGCGATCAGGACGAGGCGCGTCAGCGAGCGCGCGAGGCGCTCGGGTTGCCGACGCATTGGCGACAGGTAGTCGGGTGGGTGGGGCCGGTGAGTAGGCGCCATGGGGCCGACGATCTGGTGGCGACCGTCAAGGCACTGCGCCGCACGCACCCCTCGCTGGGCTGGGTGATCGCCCCCCGCGGGACGCTTGCCGACGGGCAGGCTCGCCGCCTGCGGCGGCTCGCGGACCGCGGCTGGGTGCGGCTGGTTCACGGGGAACGCAAGACCGACGCGAATTTCTACCAGGCGCTCGATGTGATGGCGTGTTTTGGCACGACCTCCACGCCCATCGACGGTGTGCTGGAGGCCGGGGCCTGCGGCGTGCCGACGGTGGCGTACAATACGCCGGCGACGCGTTCCTTGATCGTCTCGGGAAGCACGGGAGAGCTCGTCCTTGAAGGCGATCAGCCCACGTTGACGAGTGTGCTCAGCGCCCGGCTGCGCGCTCCGGAGCTGCTCCGGGGCCAGGGCACGAAGATGCGCGAGCGGGTCGAAACGTTCTTTCGTCGCGAGAGCAGCGATGACCAGATGCTACAGCTCTACGATGCGGTGCTCGGCGCAAAGCTCGTCACCTCGTAAGCCCGGGAGCATCGTCCGAAGGCCGCGCGAGAGTGCCTGGGGGCCGACGCACACGGGGGGCTTTAAAGGCGCGTTGTTCTTGGCATGATGGCGGTCACGACCGTCAACGTGCATCTTCGGATGCGCGCCGGTGGAGGAAGGTGCTCAGGGGGTCTCAAATTCAAAGTGAAGCTCGCTGATCGGCGCGTCCAGGGTGCGGGTCTGCTCGTCGTTGGCGTTGAGACGCGCGCCGATTTTCACGGGGAATTGCGACGCTTTGAGTTTGAGGTCGACGGGGCTAAAGCCCTGGGAGTTGCCGTTGAGGAGCACCCGGAGCGCGGGGGGAGAGGTGGTTACCCGCAGGGTGTAGGTGGCCTCGGTCGGCGTCTGCTCCTCAAGAGCCTCGGCCCGGGCGCTCCGGGGGACCTCGGTGGGCGACATCAGCAAAAAGGCCGCCGCGCCAGCAAGCGCCAGCGCGATGAGACCGAGCCCCAGCAAGGGAGGGGCGGACTTTTTGGCTCCCGGGGTCGGAGTGCGGTGGGCACCTGCCCGGGGGGGCCGAGGCTGGATCGGTCCCGAAGCGGGGGAGGCGGGGCGGGGCTGGGTGGACGTCGCGCTTGTGATTGCGGGCTCGGGCGCAACCTCAACGGCATCGGGGATGTCGTTGTAAGCCTCCGAGGGCAGCTCATCGAGCCCTTCCGGCACCGGTTCCTCAATTGAGATGCTGGCTGAGCGCGAGGCAGCGGCGGTGTCTGCGGGGGCAGGGTCGTCGTCCTGGCCGAAGTTCAGTTCGGAGGCAAAAAGATCGTCAACGTCGGCGTCGTCTGAGAGGAAGTCGAGCGGCGACTGGGTGTCGATGCCCAACGCGCTTCCATCGCTGAGCGAGCGCAGACCGCTCTTTTCGGAAAGGAAGAGCTCGTCGACATCGCCGGCGTCATCCGAAGAAGCGGGCACCGGCGCAAAGGCGCGCGCCGCGTCGTCAGACTCAACCTCGCTTTCGGGGGAAATCATAAACGGGTCGGAGGGCATCTCCAGGCCCGGCGTCCTCCGCGGGGAATCGTCGGTTTCAACCTCGGAGCTGACAACCACCGAGGAGGGGACCGGCTCCGGCTCGATGGCCGGAGGTTCGTAGACGAAGCGCTCTCCTTGTTGGTTGAGGATGTCGCAGGCCGTCGCGGCGTTTTGGAGGCGAGCGTCTCGATCTTTGGTCACGAGCATCGACAAAAAGGTGCGGAAGCCTTCCCCGGCGTCGACAAAGTAGGGAAGTTCGGGAGGCTCGGGCGCGAGCTGACGAGCGATAAGCGCGATGCGATGGTCTTCAGGGTAGGCCGGTGTACCCGTGAGCATCTCGATGGCGATAAGTCCCACGGTATAGAGGTCGGCTGCCGGTGTGAGGGTACGCTCGCCAAAGATCTCAGGAGCCATGTAGCGGACCAGCCGGCGCGAGAGGTGCGACTCATCGAAGGCTTCATCGCCGCTGGAGAGTTCGTAGAGCTTCCAGATCTGAAAAT of the Lujinxingia sediminis genome contains:
- a CDS encoding universal stress protein — encoded protein: MTTILFGSDLSEHGIPAARWAARLARLHQQDGRPVRLVGVHAISPEELSLLRVASGGGDKDATDALRDEFREWMSQVETFGINVEISIQIGAPAGALVHAAQLNKANWLVVGVSGRGQLSRLIMGSTAERLAHRPPCPLAIVHPDGFAWEGDARALAPTDFSPSATGAVELAADTVRNQGGHLNVLHVIELPRSTPSLVEPSAYPAALVTHLEETQKVARAQLDRLADALDLGAQLTTEVRPGYPSHEVLATAEEFDANIIFLGCTGRSRVAEWFLGGVARGVVRHAPGTLVLFPAVDTEE
- a CDS encoding glycosyltransferase family 4 protein, which codes for MIHESMFSRQQVYPAVFVGRSSAEIARRYSQRFKRLADAGFEIHVLAADDGGFDALRRQGVQCKAIPVASPRNAAALMGAYFIVQGVMLELRPVLVHIFSHRLAWLSAFAARQAEVPALFVTLEYHWLEEEPVHLPLGPMALVTSNEGVRAAEERINAVVGYPWRKVMLQAYERLGTQVDRYVVTTEFDFRLLQDLGLVAPSRLEVAVGGVGVDVTRYRPASGDQDEARQRAREALGLPTHWRQVVGWVGPVSRRHGADDLVATVKALRRTHPSLGWVIAPRGTLADGQARRLRRLADRGWVRLVHGERKTDANFYQALDVMACFGTTSTPIDGVLEAGACGVPTVAYNTPATRSLIVSGSTGELVLEGDQPTLTSVLSARLRAPELLRGQGTKMRERVETFFRRESSDDQMLQLYDAVLGAKLVTS
- a CDS encoding serine/threonine-protein kinase, translated to MVVQPRVKIGEFIDDRYRLESLIHEGRWGSVFRASDLDLGDRPVAIRIFPMGEDGPANPTGFARQAAELRALQSDTIATPYAHGTIRGFPYIVTQWARGMPLDTYLKKQGLLSLKVTLPLMQQLLYALDTAHQVNLTHGILRPSKVMVAPRPGGPPLLSVVDFQIWKLYELSSGDEAFDESHLSRRLVRYMAPEIFGERTLTPAADLYTVGLIAIEMLTGTPAYPEDHRIALIARQLAPEPPELPYFVDAGEGFRTFLSMLVTKDRDARLQNAATACDILNQQGERFVYEPPAIEPEPVPSSVVVSSEVETDDSPRRTPGLEMPSDPFMISPESEVESDDAARAFAPVPASSDDAGDVDELFLSEKSGLRSLSDGSALGIDTQSPLDFLSDDADVDDLFASELNFGQDDDPAPADTAAASRSASISIEEPVPEGLDELPSEAYNDIPDAVEVAPEPAITSATSTQPRPASPASGPIQPRPPRAGAHRTPTPGAKKSAPPLLGLGLIALALAGAAAFLLMSPTEVPRSARAEALEEQTPTEATYTLRVTTSPPALRVLLNGNSQGFSPVDLKLKASQFPVKIGARLNANDEQTRTLDAPISELHFEFETP